A genomic window from Sceloporus undulatus isolate JIND9_A2432 ecotype Alabama chromosome 9, SceUnd_v1.1, whole genome shotgun sequence includes:
- the GPR33 gene encoding probable G-protein coupled receptor 33: MLAFLENTSTVYMNKSHAPVTIKPTNIIIAFLILMAFLVGTTVNGLFLWVLGLKMKRTVNTVWFLHLILSYLMSCSLMPFFAVYILHDFHWILGRAMCKIIKSFFSVVMFTTVFLLTIISLDRYLFTCHSIWSQHYRTIPRARKLIAGVWVTSLALSAPSLVFLETQEVDNKIQCDHTFAFSMDWDKGRFHLAFFLAVFLLAFLLPFLIILGCCCWIGHEMKKKSLVKTGKPFRVLVASVASFFICWLPYHLYHASLVFRVASERTVHILWDIAAAAGCFNICCTPIIYLFVGEKFQQVFKTSVLSLLNKGFMDYSIP, from the coding sequence ATGCTGGCCTTCTTGGAGAATACTTCAACTGTATATATGAACAAGAGCCATGCTCCAGTCACCATCAAGCCTACCAATATTATTATTGCCTTCCTTATCTTGATGGCTTTTCTAGTGGGGACGACTGTGAATGGCCTGTTCCTCTGGGTGCTGGGTCTGAAGATGAAAAGGACAGTCAACACGGTTTGGTTTCTTCACTTGATTCTCTCCTACTTAATGTCTTGTTCCCTCATGCCCTTCTTTGCTGTCTACATCCTCCATGATTTCCACTGGATTTTAGGCAGAGCTATGTGCAAGATTATAAAATCCTTCTTTTCAGTGGTCATGTTCACCACTGTTTTCCTGCTCACCATCATCAGCCTGGATCGCTACCTCTTCACCTGCCATTCCATCTGGTCTCAGCATTACCGCACAATTCCCAGGGCACGCAAACTCATTGCTGGGGTGTGGGTCACCTCCCTAGCCTTGAGTGCTCCCAGCCTGGTTTTCCTGGAGACTCAAGAGGTGGACAACAAGATTCAGTGTGatcacacctttgctttctccatGGACTGGGATAAGGGTCGGTTTCACTTGGCTTTCTTCCTGGCTGTGTTCCTGCTGGCCTTCCTGCTTCCTTTCCTCATCATACTAGGCTGCTGCTGTTGGATCGGTcatgaaatgaagaagaaaagcttAGTGAAGACTGGGAAGCCTTTTCGAGTCTTGGTGGCCTCAGTGGCATCATTCTTCATCTGCTGGCTTCCCTACCATCTCTACCATGCTTCCCTGGTATTTCGTGTGGCATCGGAAAGAACTGTTCATATCCTATGGgacattgctgctgctgcaggttgTTTCAATATTTGCTGCACCCCTATCATTTATCTCTTTGTTGGGgagaaatttcagcaggtcttcaagacatctgtGCTTTCCCTGCTTAACAAAGGCTTTATGGATTACAGTATACCATAA